The genomic region TGAGCGAGGCAACGAGTCGTGTCCCTGGGATACAGTCAGTTTCTCCCTTCACCTATCATCAAGCCTTGCTGCAGCTCGCGAATCGCTCGTCAGGGGTGCTTATTCGTGGAATTCAAGAGTCTGATGCCTCAGGAGAGGAATTACGAAGCAAACTCGTTACGCAGAGAGAGCGAACAACGAGCTTATTCGAATATCAGCAACGGGCATCGCAAGAAGAGCGGGTAGATACAGAAGAGACCGTACTACCAGGTCTGGTAATTGGTCGAGAACTAGCAGAGAGCTATGGAATCAACACAGGAGACACCGTAACACTTCTCTCGCCGCAGGTTCAGTCTAGTCCATTTGGGCTGATGCCTCGCTTTCGTCGATTCATGATTACAGGGATTTATTCATCCGGACTTGTTGAGTACGAAAGCAGTCTTGTCTATGCCGACTTGTCAGTCGTGCAACAATTTTTCAGGATGGGCAATAGTATCCAAGGTCTTGAAGTCAGGCTGTTAGACCTCGATAGAGCTCCCGAGATAACTCCGCTGATTACTGATGCCCTATCAGCCCAACAACAAGGACTTTATGTTCAGCCCTGGACTGAGACGCACAAAAATCTCTGGGAAGCGCTAAGGCTCGAAAGGAGCGCTTACTTTACTGTTTTAATGCTTCTTGTCGTTATGGCGAGCTTCTCAA from bacterium harbors:
- a CDS encoding ABC transporter permease, encoding MGFVRKVAIRYLSTKRSEAFISILTLISTIALAIGVSVLIVVMSIMNGFEFELKNKLLGANAHVTIRAVNGTLYRWQELSEATSRVPGIQSVSPFTYHQALLQLANRSSGVLIRGIQESDASGEELRSKLVTQRERTTSLFEYQQRASQEERVDTEETVLPGLVIGRELAESYGINTGDTVTLLSPQVQSSPFGLMPRFRRFMITGIYSSGLVEYESSLVYADLSVVQQFFRMGNSIQGLEVRLLDLDRAPEITPLITDALSAQQQGLYVQPWTETHKNLWEALRLERSAYFTVLMLLVVMASFSIVSTLVMLVLEKRKDIAVLRTLGATHREVGAIFRIAGMTIGVIGTGLGLILGYVMSVGLQKFGFPLPEKIFPVATLPIRMDMSAFVITGVSALIICFLATLYPVRRASHLKPSELLRYE